One halophilic archaeon DL31 genomic region harbors:
- a CDS encoding transposase (ISH3) (KEGG: hla:Hlac_2799 transposase (ISH3)), with protein sequence MKPTQADSEIEEEHLLNFVVNSLDEELAIDLGENVEVTTETLYEVLAGASAGGTSINHVCETTDDSPHANTVRGHLTDQFELDSVEAVGDTLLQRDTLETLPDRPVEVVADLHLDPYYGDEDETEALYSSQAKRGTTAFHAYATLYARVRNKRYTLAVRQLVAGETTSDVLAEFLELLDGLDLGVKAVYLDRGFYNSTGLKLLYAHNYAYVMPIVKWGETIQDELNSGWSREIEHDLAGEVTFPVFIDCVYQQGRCDEHGVARHGYAADAPFIDTPRDARNHYSKRFGIESSYRLAKQSLAFTSSQDAGLRLVMFVVSLLLQNSWRYLHWRYVAAPRRGGRRLWRWSFTEFCEMVLRAAWTALGVRRSVPANQPLDDRFFR encoded by the coding sequence GTGAAGCCTACCCAGGCAGACAGCGAGATAGAGGAAGAGCACCTGCTTAATTTTGTCGTCAACAGCCTCGACGAGGAACTTGCGATAGACCTCGGCGAGAATGTCGAGGTCACGACAGAGACGTTGTACGAGGTCCTCGCCGGCGCCAGCGCCGGCGGGACCTCAATCAACCACGTCTGCGAAACAACTGACGACTCGCCCCACGCCAATACCGTCCGTGGACATCTCACCGACCAGTTTGAGCTGGACTCCGTTGAGGCGGTTGGGGACACACTCCTGCAACGAGATACTCTTGAGACACTGCCGGATCGGCCGGTGGAGGTCGTCGCCGACCTCCACCTGGATCCTTACTACGGTGACGAGGACGAGACAGAGGCGCTGTACTCCTCGCAGGCTAAACGCGGAACCACGGCGTTTCACGCGTATGCGACGCTCTATGCGCGGGTACGAAACAAGCGGTACACGCTGGCGGTTCGCCAGTTAGTCGCTGGCGAGACCACCAGCGATGTCCTCGCTGAGTTTCTTGAACTGCTTGACGGCCTTGACCTCGGCGTCAAGGCCGTCTACCTCGATCGCGGATTCTACAACAGCACCGGTCTCAAACTGCTGTACGCGCACAACTACGCCTACGTGATGCCGATTGTCAAGTGGGGCGAAACGATTCAGGACGAACTCAACAGCGGCTGGAGCCGCGAGATTGAACACGATCTCGCCGGCGAGGTGACGTTTCCTGTGTTCATCGACTGTGTTTACCAGCAAGGACGGTGCGACGAACACGGGGTGGCGCGTCACGGCTACGCCGCTGACGCGCCGTTCATCGACACGCCACGAGATGCCCGAAACCACTACAGCAAACGCTTCGGCATCGAGTCGAGCTACCGATTAGCCAAGCAGAGCCTCGCGTTCACCAGTTCTCAGGATGCTGGACTGCGGCTGGTGATGTTTGTAGTGAGCCTATTGCTTCAGAACAGCTGGCGGTATCTTCACTGGAGGTACGTGGCGGCGCCCCGCCGCGGGGGGCGCCGCCTCTGGAGATGGTCGTTCACGGAGTTCTGTGAGATGGTGCTGCGGGCAGCCTGGACAGCGCTTGGTGTGCGCAGGTCTGTTCCAGCGAACCAACCACTCGACGACCGGTTCTTCCGGTAG
- a CDS encoding hypothetical protein (KEGG: hje:HacjB3_05925 hypothetical protein): MSHKTSEFEPAIRRLERQAAELIDEDTDLLTVVRGFDFNEVEVYETGEAEWNARYGYEPMVRAFYCKELAGFTTEELHEYLAHAEHADTLGFDPYQFAPGKTQSITSG; this comes from the coding sequence ATGTCACACAAGACATCCGAGTTTGAGCCGGCGATCAGGCGGCTCGAACGCCAAGCTGCGGAATTGATCGATGAAGACACGGATCTCCTCACAGTAGTCCGTGGATTTGACTTCAACGAGGTGGAGGTCTACGAGACTGGTGAAGCCGAATGGAACGCCCGCTACGGCTACGAACCGATGGTACGGGCGTTCTACTGTAAGGAACTCGCCGGCTTCACCACCGAGGAGCTTCACGAGTACCTCGCCCACGCCGAGCATGCGGACACGCTCGGCTTCGATCCCTACCAGTTCGCTCCGGGCAAGACTCAGTCGATCACATCGGGTTAG
- a CDS encoding transcriptional regulator PadR family protein (PFAM: Transcriptional regulator PadR N-terminal-like~KEGG: htu:Htur_5176 transcriptional regulator, PadR-like family) → MTDDFHELTGFQRDLLYVIAGFDHPSGQRVASELEQTREKEISHGRLYPNLDVLVEADLVKKGEISHRTNFYALTSTGEEALWARRAWENDFCDRF, encoded by the coding sequence ATGACGGACGATTTCCACGAACTCACCGGCTTCCAGCGCGACCTGCTGTACGTCATCGCCGGCTTCGACCACCCCTCCGGACAGCGCGTCGCGAGTGAACTCGAACAGACTCGTGAAAAAGAGATTAGCCACGGCCGGCTCTACCCCAACCTCGACGTGCTCGTCGAGGCCGATTTGGTCAAAAAAGGCGAGATAAGTCACCGAACCAACTTCTACGCGCTCACGAGCACCGGTGAAGAAGCGCTTTGGGCGCGCCGGGCGTGGGAGAACGATTTCTGTGACCGCTTCTAA
- a CDS encoding hypothetical protein (KEGG: hla:Hlac_3487 hypothetical protein) — MPKNEAHTLTQDTAYELLSNKRRRFVISRLRRAEGAVSIDELAEGLAAWENEIPESELTDTQIKRLYVSLYQIHVPKLEEAELVTYDKEEGQVRLTSAVSALDSYLPQQETAEEGWGRWQLVYTGLAAAAIGLYAGVLLFPEVFTWLSIAALNVVTVAAFLTVTVTQHLLEHR; from the coding sequence ATGCCCAAGAATGAAGCACACACCCTGACACAAGACACGGCCTATGAGCTGTTGAGCAACAAGCGTCGACGGTTCGTCATCTCACGCCTTCGGCGTGCCGAGGGCGCGGTCTCGATTGACGAACTAGCCGAGGGGCTCGCCGCCTGGGAGAACGAGATCCCGGAATCCGAACTCACCGACACGCAGATCAAACGGCTCTACGTCTCGCTCTACCAGATTCACGTCCCGAAACTCGAGGAGGCAGAACTGGTGACCTACGACAAGGAGGAGGGACAGGTGCGACTCACCTCGGCGGTGTCGGCCCTCGACAGCTACCTGCCACAGCAGGAGACGGCTGAGGAGGGGTGGGGCCGGTGGCAACTGGTGTATACGGGCCTCGCCGCCGCGGCAATCGGGCTGTACGCTGGCGTCCTGCTGTTCCCCGAGGTGTTCACGTGGCTCTCGATAGCCGCCCTGAACGTCGTCACCGTCGCCGCTTTCCTGACCGTCACCGTGACGCAGCATCTCCTCGAACACAGATGA
- a CDS encoding hypothetical protein (manually curated~KEGG: npu:Npun_R6449 transposase), translating into MPRTQEYVVDLSADERAELNALLASGTHKTRVLTRARCLLHADDGLTDDEVSQAVGCHPTTVGRYRKRYTEDGLAAITRRKADRIYERKLDGREEAHLIALACSDPPEGRSRWSLHLLADHFVGLTEIDVESISHETVRQILKKTQLHPHRSKSWVIKPENSAAFVCKMEAVLDLYHEPFDPLRPVVCFDESNKELHQEVRDPLPARPGAVARYDYTYERNGTRNLFVMSEPLTGWRHIEVTQRRRKQEFVQQMQSLVDDHYPDAECIRVVMDNLNTHQRYAFYEFLPPEEARRLLSKLEFHFTPEHGSWLNMAEIEFSALWTECLDRRIPDAATLRSEVAAWERSRNEDKSPIDWQFTTDDARIKLRQLYPVNHD; encoded by the exons ATGCCACGAACTCAGGAATATGTTGTCGATCTGTCCGCTGATGAACGAGCTGAACTGAACGCCTTGCTTGCCTCTGGGACGCACAAGACTCGCGTTCTCACACGCGCACGTTGTCTCTTGCACGCTGATGACGGCTTGACTGATGATGAAGTCAGTCAAGCCGTCGGCTGTCACCCCACTACCGTCGGTCGGTACCGCAAACGCTACACTGAGGACGGCCTCGCGGCGATTACTCGCCGCAAGGCCGACCGCATCTATGAACGCAAACTCGACGGACGTGAGGAGGCTCACCTCATCGCACTTGCTTGCAGTGATCCACCGGAAGGACGCTCTCGCTGGTCACTTCATCTCTTAGCCGATCACTTCGTCGGACTGACCGAGATCGACGTTGAGTCGATCTCTCATGAGACGGTGCGACAGATTCTAAAAAAA ACACAACTGCACCCTCACCGATCAAAATCATGGGTGATCAAACCCGAAAACAGCGCTGCGTTCGTTTGCAAAATGGAAGCTGTTCTCGATCTCTACCACGAACCATTCGACCCACTTCGTCCAGTTGTCTGTTTTGACGAGTCCAACAAGGAACTCCATCAAGAGGTTCGCGACCCGCTCCCGGCGCGACCGGGAGCGGTCGCTCGGTATGACTACACCTACGAACGGAATGGCACGCGCAATCTCTTTGTGATGAGCGAGCCGCTGACCGGCTGGCGACACATCGAGGTAACACAGCGGCGACGCAAACAAGAGTTCGTCCAGCAGATGCAATCGCTCGTGGATGATCACTACCCGGATGCGGAGTGCATCCGGGTAGTGATGGACAATCTCAATACACACCAACGGTACGCCTTCTACGAGTTTCTCCCACCCGAAGAAGCGCGTCGGTTGCTCAGCAAACTCGAATTTCACTTCACCCCAGAACACGGCAGTTGGCTGAACATGGCCGAGATCGAATTTAGCGCATTGTGGACAGAGTGTCTTGACAGACGAATCCCAGACGCAGCGACACTCCGCTCGGAGGTCGCTGCGTGGGAACGCTCACGAAACGAGGACAAATCACCAATCGACTGGCAGTTCACCACCGACGATGCTCGCATCAAACTCCGCCAGCTATATCCAGTAAATCACGATTGA
- a CDS encoding hypothetical protein (KEGG: hma:rrnAC0111 hypothetical protein) — MTDRSAESADERPTRRQFLTALGGSALAAAVYGYGVEAGTATEGSTAVQSGDHPASQCHVDVLTAVARAVYPSTVSVDSSFVERRVFGRIEPKPGHFERLVAAIEAVDGHAQARFGGAMSEFSAGRRRQVLQSMGVTTVHPTADGTTAEQVRFYLVNDLLYVLFTSPKSSELTGIDNPPGHPGGREAYRRGSGEGDR; from the coding sequence ATGACTGATCGCTCGGCCGAGTCGGCGGACGAGCGCCCGACCAGACGGCAGTTTCTCACGGCCCTCGGCGGGTCGGCGCTGGCGGCCGCCGTGTACGGGTACGGGGTCGAAGCCGGGACAGCGACGGAGGGCTCGACGGCGGTCCAGTCCGGCGACCACCCGGCGTCGCAGTGTCACGTCGACGTGCTGACTGCCGTCGCGAGGGCGGTGTACCCATCGACTGTCTCTGTCGACTCTTCGTTTGTCGAGCGTCGCGTGTTCGGTCGGATCGAACCGAAGCCGGGACACTTCGAGCGCCTCGTTGCCGCTATCGAAGCGGTTGACGGTCACGCCCAGGCCCGGTTCGGTGGCGCGATGTCCGAATTCTCGGCAGGACGGCGACGTCAGGTCCTGCAGTCGATGGGTGTGACGACGGTGCATCCCACTGCCGATGGGACGACTGCGGAACAGGTCCGGTTCTATCTCGTGAACGATCTCCTGTACGTCTTGTTCACGTCCCCGAAGAGCAGCGAACTGACGGGGATCGACAACCCACCCGGCCACCCCGGCGGTCGGGAGGCGTACCGGCGTGGGTCCGGGGAGGGTGACCGATGA
- a CDS encoding hypothetical protein (KEGG: hma:pNG7193 hypothetical protein) encodes MSHNLADNRNGGTDKVSELDAADAEEIPEGATGDPSGADESPELSLDVTFEILRNRRRQLVLEFLRERDEMVTIGELAEHIAAIENDTTVRQLNAQQRKRVYIGLYQCHLPKMADVGVIEFNKSRGNISPGEHIEPLYEYLDVTNGRTGDGDGDGDDNAGFHPFQGVSVDHIENSLPPPVEVEFASSMRGQFSK; translated from the coding sequence ATGTCTCATAACCTGGCTGACAACAGAAACGGTGGCACAGACAAGGTGAGTGAGCTCGACGCCGCCGACGCCGAGGAGATTCCCGAGGGAGCCACCGGCGATCCGTCGGGCGCTGACGAGTCCCCGGAACTCTCCCTCGATGTCACCTTCGAGATTCTCCGGAACCGTCGGCGGCAGCTCGTGCTCGAGTTCCTCCGCGAGCGCGACGAGATGGTAACCATCGGCGAACTCGCCGAGCATATCGCCGCCATCGAGAACGACACGACGGTCCGACAACTCAACGCACAGCAGCGAAAGCGGGTGTATATCGGGCTCTATCAGTGTCACCTTCCGAAGATGGCAGACGTAGGTGTCATCGAGTTCAACAAATCGCGGGGGAATATCTCCCCCGGCGAGCATATCGAGCCGCTCTACGAATATCTCGACGTCACGAACGGCCGAACCGGCGACGGCGACGGCGATGGCGACGACAACGCCGGATTCCATCCGTTCCAGGGAGTCTCAGTCGATCACATCGAGAATTCTCTACCCCCTCCAGTAGAGGTTGAATTTGCGTCTTCGATGCGTGGTCAATTCTCGAAATGA
- a CDS encoding hypothetical protein (KEGG: hma:rrnAC0112 hypothetical protein) — protein MLDRLERRQGATTNTRGLALGAVVGFLLVAIARETATPIAYVGGVVVAGVFLVGLAAALGGVAGLVIHDLFQGAIGYWTPVTAVWILVCGAVVTWLVGGRHGLNDASRGSLSRRVVATAGVVTLAGVYATAVAAWLAMLLGGERFYTAAFEFLPGVAVAVGASFLVVIAVAVTRRFDRLPERESGPASPESGEQRPDSTAGPSVAATLGVFAIGSAWLGGAIALDLLVHDLGLFATASEFHAYLTGFLGSGSPMSTVGTTLLVGLYQYGHVAVLLSALLAVLAVIGWNWYRPQILSATVDRENIPVGEPTDD, from the coding sequence ATGTTGGACAGACTCGAACGGAGACAGGGAGCAACAACGAACACGAGGGGCCTCGCACTCGGAGCGGTAGTTGGATTCTTGCTCGTCGCGATAGCTAGGGAGACGGCGACACCAATCGCGTACGTCGGCGGCGTGGTCGTCGCTGGCGTCTTTCTCGTCGGCCTCGCCGCCGCACTCGGTGGGGTCGCTGGACTCGTCATCCACGACCTGTTCCAGGGGGCGATCGGGTACTGGACGCCAGTGACAGCGGTCTGGATACTGGTCTGCGGCGCCGTCGTCACCTGGCTTGTCGGGGGGCGCCACGGGCTGAACGACGCCAGTCGCGGGTCGCTATCTCGACGTGTCGTCGCCACCGCGGGGGTCGTCACGCTCGCCGGCGTGTACGCGACGGCAGTCGCGGCGTGGCTGGCGATGTTACTCGGCGGAGAGCGGTTCTACACGGCTGCATTCGAGTTTCTCCCGGGTGTCGCGGTCGCCGTGGGAGCCAGTTTCCTCGTCGTGATCGCAGTGGCAGTCACGCGCCGGTTCGACCGCCTGCCCGAACGCGAGAGCGGCCCGGCCTCGCCGGAGTCAGGCGAACAGCGACCAGACAGCACTGCGGGGCCGTCGGTCGCAGCAACGCTCGGCGTGTTCGCTATCGGCAGTGCATGGTTGGGCGGTGCGATAGCACTTGACCTCCTGGTCCACGACCTGGGGCTGTTCGCGACGGCGAGCGAGTTCCACGCGTACCTCACCGGGTTCCTCGGGAGCGGGTCGCCGATGTCGACCGTCGGAACCACTTTGCTCGTCGGCCTCTACCAGTACGGGCACGTGGCGGTCCTCCTGTCGGCACTGCTCGCCGTACTCGCTGTGATTGGATGGAATTGGTACCGACCGCAGATCCTGTCTGCCACGGTCGACCGAGAGAACATCCCCGTTGGAGAGCCGACCGATGACTGA
- a CDS encoding FAD dependent oxidoreductase (PFAM: FAD dependent oxidoreductase; Glucose-methanol-choline oxidoreductase, C-terminal~KEGG: hma:rrnAC0110 GMC family oxidoreductase), translating into MTSTDDRTPTDADVCIIGAGPAGALTAYSLARRGHDVVVLEAGERLTPEDHHRRMEMWLRPNFERNAFWLDELRDAYTSTGEINARLNDTRVKAVGGTSLHWDANTPRLHEADFEMHTRHGLGRDWPISYDDLRPYYVRAEREMGVSGADDNPDGPLREEPYPLKPFEPSYSDSLFAEACEELGIAMVTQPKAINSEAYDDRSECVGYGVCNACPSGAKYSAEIHVRKAETEGARVVDQVQALSLEHDWEGDTVEAVRYAAPDGSEYRQEADQFIVACGGIETPRLLLLSKSDVYPDGLANSSGAVGRYLMDHPSVETTAVLAEPTRQSNIGWVSSRSDQFYGIDSPGPGSYHLTFSNTAKSTSGGAQLRSPPTSPSNVLDAVEDPSSEALADLANDPLNATTFGDGLDLPTTAGPPYPLSIRGAGEMLPRADNRVTLDRSQTDSYGRPVPSIDLSDGEHERETIAHCREIQKAILSELGAEVTGSSTLSGRDMSTHHMGTTRMGTDPTESVVNEECRTHDLSNLWIASSSVFPTGGANNPTLTIGALAIKTADHIDETL; encoded by the coding sequence ATGACGAGCACGGACGACCGGACGCCGACCGACGCGGACGTCTGTATCATCGGTGCAGGGCCGGCGGGAGCGCTTACCGCCTACTCGCTTGCGCGTCGCGGACACGACGTCGTCGTGCTCGAAGCGGGCGAACGGCTGACGCCCGAGGACCACCACCGGCGCATGGAGATGTGGCTGCGTCCGAATTTCGAGCGGAACGCGTTCTGGCTCGACGAGTTGCGAGACGCGTACACGTCCACCGGCGAGATCAACGCACGGCTGAACGATACGCGTGTGAAGGCCGTGGGTGGCACGTCCCTCCACTGGGACGCGAACACGCCTCGGCTCCACGAGGCGGACTTCGAGATGCACACCCGGCACGGCTTGGGACGGGACTGGCCGATCAGTTACGACGACCTCCGGCCGTACTACGTTCGCGCCGAACGGGAGATGGGCGTCTCCGGGGCCGATGACAACCCAGACGGGCCGCTGCGGGAGGAGCCCTATCCTCTGAAACCGTTCGAACCGAGCTACTCGGATTCGCTGTTCGCCGAGGCCTGTGAGGAACTCGGCATCGCGATGGTGACCCAGCCGAAAGCAATCAACTCCGAAGCCTACGACGACCGGTCCGAGTGCGTCGGCTACGGCGTCTGCAACGCCTGCCCGTCGGGCGCGAAGTACAGCGCCGAAATCCACGTGCGGAAGGCGGAGACAGAAGGTGCGCGCGTCGTCGATCAGGTGCAAGCACTCTCGCTGGAGCACGACTGGGAGGGCGACACCGTCGAGGCCGTCCGCTACGCGGCCCCGGACGGGAGTGAGTACCGCCAGGAGGCAGACCAGTTCATCGTCGCGTGTGGCGGCATCGAGACGCCGCGACTGCTCCTGCTGTCGAAGTCAGACGTGTATCCGGACGGACTGGCTAACTCCAGCGGCGCGGTCGGTCGCTATCTGATGGACCACCCCAGCGTTGAGACGACGGCCGTGCTCGCGGAACCGACGCGACAGAGCAACATCGGGTGGGTCTCCAGTCGGAGCGACCAGTTCTACGGGATCGATTCCCCGGGGCCGGGGAGTTATCACCTCACGTTCAGTAACACCGCGAAGTCGACGTCGGGCGGTGCACAGCTCAGGTCCCCGCCGACGTCGCCGTCGAACGTACTCGACGCGGTGGAGGATCCGTCTTCGGAGGCGCTCGCCGACCTGGCCAACGACCCGCTCAACGCGACGACGTTTGGGGACGGACTCGACCTCCCGACGACGGCGGGCCCGCCGTATCCGCTCTCGATACGGGGCGCGGGCGAGATGCTCCCACGGGCCGACAACCGCGTCACGCTGGATCGGTCACAGACGGACAGTTATGGCCGACCAGTCCCATCGATCGACCTCTCCGACGGTGAGCACGAACGGGAGACGATAGCCCACTGTCGCGAGATACAGAAAGCGATCTTATCGGAACTGGGAGCCGAGGTCACCGGTTCGTCGACGCTTTCGGGCAGAGACATGAGTACCCATCACATGGGGACCACGCGGATGGGGACCGATCCGACGGAGAGCGTGGTGAACGAAGAGTGCCGGACTCACGACCTCTCGAACCTCTGGATTGCGTCATCAAGCGTGTTCCCGACCGGTGGTGCGAACAATCCGACGCTGACTATCGGGGCCCTCGCGATCAAGACGGCAGACCACATCGACGAGACCCTGTAG
- a CDS encoding hypothetical protein (KEGG: htu:Htur_2130 hypothetical protein), which produces MISQRPVSGTKQGESGISEEPSSVTVRIVAAVADCEGVDPMALVTPLYEAIDPDALAAVTEADLETELTLSFNYAGYRVTVIVDDESIIEVTPQ; this is translated from the coding sequence ATGATTAGTCAGAGGCCCGTATCAGGTACAAAACAAGGGGAAAGCGGGATTTCCGAAGAACCGTCGAGCGTGACAGTGCGAATCGTTGCTGCCGTCGCCGACTGTGAAGGAGTCGACCCGATGGCTCTCGTTACCCCACTCTACGAAGCAATCGACCCGGACGCACTGGCAGCAGTCACCGAGGCCGACCTGGAAACCGAACTCACTCTCAGCTTCAACTACGCAGGCTACCGCGTCACGGTCATTGTCGACGACGAATCTATTATCGAAGTTACTCCACAGTAA